The Apostichopus japonicus isolate 1M-3 chromosome 20, ASM3797524v1, whole genome shotgun sequence genome contains a region encoding:
- the LOC139961784 gene encoding uncharacterized protein isoform X4, whose amino-acid sequence MSCRTERETTFSPIWYFNNFFMAGADSFGPGDIGLKNVHIDPNKAFLYVDSFSTQNEGNYKCILGEKETSTYHLKSTPLSLSLYCAGQECPGMLSLNTTLTVLKMECYGDQMIQADQHSWNINNLKTDFETKSRSFPSVTRGINVTVRGSMKKFSLTKYPNHTIIGCTVGNATKTVTVIVPRVASETLANYWKPAAVTGVFFIIVICFFLFQKNYGSRGTQHELPPPESPHSTVNSEEHDATNWRYESFPDFPHRGNKYEETASRALSRENMKFTNNGLSSIVLITWIGTLTDDEDQVHDIIASYIEDGVNVDAKRIWEECCKVKLSLSEHDNVLKTIGYCKYSGILMIVQDFNDMTVLQSYLSSETGASNSIRGNRMKCARGIVHGMGFLSSQEYSYPGLCIKRILVNSFGICKLYDFCSRRNALQYVKLFLEEDRELEWRLAPEVLYSGFYSEVSDVWAVGMTLWELFFGELETLYKFITSDEYDTKLMTIERRPQCPRHIFRLIKCCITKRLDQRPSFVTMNQEIDKVNVKRKSQDRANLRQKSKSFMQLDEPNLVPAIPVYAACNKTRECNF is encoded by the exons ATGAGCTGCAGAACGGAAAGGGAAACGACTTTTTCACCAATTTGGTATTTCAACAATTTCTTCATGGCTGGAGCAGATTCATTTGGACCTGGAGATATCGGCCTTAAGAATGTTCATATTGACCCTAATAAAGCATTTCTGTACGTGGACTCATTCAGTACTCAAAACGAAGGCAACTACAAATGTATTCTCGGAGAGAAAGAGACATCCACCTATCATCTGAAAAGCACAC CACTTTCGTTGTCTTTATACTGTGCGGGTCAAGAATGTCCTGGAATGCTGAGTTTAAATACAACGTTAACAGTCCTCAAGATGGAATGTTATGGCGATCAAATGATTCAAGCGGATCAACATTCTTGgaatataaataatttgaaaacagattttgaaacaaaaagtaGATCATTTCCATCGGTAACACGGGGTATAAATGTCACCGTTAGAGGGAGTATGAAGAAATTTTCATTAACGAAATACCCGAATCACACAATCATAGGTTGCACCGTGGGTAATGCCACAAAGACGGTAACTGTCATTG TGCCTCGTGTTGCATCCGAGACTCTCGCTAACTATTGGAAACCAGCTGCCGTTACTggagttttttttataatcgTCATCTGCTTCTTCCTGTTTCAAAAGAACTATG GTTCACGAGGAACTCAGCATGAACTTCCGCCACC AGAATCACCGCATTCAACAGTAAATTCAGAGGAACACGACGCTACTAACTGGCGTTACGAATCATTCCCAG ATTTTCCGCATCGTGGAAATAAATACGAAGAAACGGCTTCCCGTGCTTTATCGAgggaaaatatgaaattcacaaACAATGGTTTAAGTTCAATTGTACTCATAACCTGGATTGGAACATTAACAGATGATGAAGACCAAGTACATGACATTATTGCGTCCTACATAGAAG ATGGAGTAAACGTAGATGCAAAACGGATATGGGAAGAATGCTGTAAAGTAAAATTATCATTGTCAGAACACGACAACGTTTTAAAAACGATTGGATATTGCAAATACAGTG GTATCCTCATGATTGTACAAGATTTTAACGATATGACAGTATTACAATCCTATCTTAGTTCTGAGACAGGAGCGTCTAATTCAATTCGTGGCAATCGCATGAAATGTGCACGTGGCATTGTCCATGGTATGGGCTTTTTGTCTTCCCAAGAA TATTCTTATCCGGGATTGTGTATAAAGCGGATTCTTGTCAATTCATTTGGAATTTGCAAGTTATACGACTTTTGCTCCAGGCGAAATGCATTACAGTACGTAAAGCTATTCTTGGAAGAG GATCGAGAACTTGAATGGAGATTAGCACCGGAGGTTTTATACAGTGGTTTTTACAGCGAGGTCAGTGACGTTTGGGCTGTTGGGATGACATTATGGGAACTATTTTTCGGAG AATTGGAAACACTATATAAATTCATAACGTCAGATGAATATGATACGAAGTTGATGACCATTGAGAGAAGACCTCAGTGTCCGAGACATAT ATTTCGCCTTATTAAATGCTGCATCACCAAGAGACTTGATCAACGGCCTTCGTTTGTCACCATGAACCAAGAAATTGATAAAGTCAACGTCAAAAGAAAATCCCAG GACCGCGCTAATTTGAGACAAAAATCGAAAAGCTTCATGCAACTAGATGAACCAAATTTAGTTCCAGCAATTCCAGTGTACGCAGCTTGTAATAAAACAAGAGAATGTAACTTCTAA
- the LOC139961784 gene encoding uncharacterized protein isoform X3 → MACSMKQLLALLSLLTTSNCKEIFDMSSVVPDTNITMKCHHDQEGRTQAVWWFNGQVILASNNFLPEEIGFKNVRGTVINSTTSFLQVESIKVQNEGNYTCAFGQVSIVTYIVKLQRTGVIHGANISMSCRTERETTFSPIWYFNNFFMAGADSFGPGDIGLKNVHIDPNKAFLYVDSFSTQNEGNYKCILGEKETSTYHLKSTPLSLSLYCAGQECPGMLSLNTTLTVLKMECYGDQMIQADQHSWNINNLKTDFETKSRSFPSVTRGINVTVRGSMKKFSLTKYPNHTIIGCTVGNATKTVTVIVPRVASETLANYWKPAAVTGVFFIIVICFFLFQKNYGSRGTQHELPPPESPHSTVNSEEHDATNWRYESFPDGVNVDAKRIWEECCKVKLSLSEHDNVLKTIGYCKYSGILMIVQDFNDMTVLQSYLSSETGASNSIRGNRMKCARGIVHGMGFLSSQEYSYPGLCIKRILVNSFGICKLYDFCSRRNALQYVKLFLEEDRELEWRLAPEVLYSGFYSEVSDVWAVGMTLWELFFGELETLYKFITSDEYDTKLMTIERRPQCPRHIFRLIKCCITKRLDQRPSFVTMNQEIDKVNVKRKSQDRANLRQKSKSFMQLDEPNLVPAIPVYAACNKTRECNF, encoded by the exons ATGGCTTGCTCGATGAAACAACTACTAGCATTGCTTTCATTACTGACCACTTCTAACT GTAAAGAAATATTCGATATGAGTTCAGTTGTTCCAGATACGAATATTACCATGAAATGTCATCACGATCAAGAGGGAAGGACGCAGGCTGTTTGGTGGTTCAATGGTCAAGTCATATTGGCTAGTAACAACTTTTTACCAGAAGAGATTGGATTTAAAAATGTTCGCGGCACTGTCATCAACTCGACGACCTCCTTCTTGCAAGTAGAATCAATTAAGGTtcaaaatgaaggaaattaCACTTGTGCTTTCGGACAAGTAAGCATTGTCACTTATATAGTGAAATTGCAAC GTACCGGAGTGATTCATGGAGCCAATATCTCCATGAGCTGCAGAACGGAAAGGGAAACGACTTTTTCACCAATTTGGTATTTCAACAATTTCTTCATGGCTGGAGCAGATTCATTTGGACCTGGAGATATCGGCCTTAAGAATGTTCATATTGACCCTAATAAAGCATTTCTGTACGTGGACTCATTCAGTACTCAAAACGAAGGCAACTACAAATGTATTCTCGGAGAGAAAGAGACATCCACCTATCATCTGAAAAGCACAC CACTTTCGTTGTCTTTATACTGTGCGGGTCAAGAATGTCCTGGAATGCTGAGTTTAAATACAACGTTAACAGTCCTCAAGATGGAATGTTATGGCGATCAAATGATTCAAGCGGATCAACATTCTTGgaatataaataatttgaaaacagattttgaaacaaaaagtaGATCATTTCCATCGGTAACACGGGGTATAAATGTCACCGTTAGAGGGAGTATGAAGAAATTTTCATTAACGAAATACCCGAATCACACAATCATAGGTTGCACCGTGGGTAATGCCACAAAGACGGTAACTGTCATTG TGCCTCGTGTTGCATCCGAGACTCTCGCTAACTATTGGAAACCAGCTGCCGTTACTggagttttttttataatcgTCATCTGCTTCTTCCTGTTTCAAAAGAACTATG GTTCACGAGGAACTCAGCATGAACTTCCGCCACC AGAATCACCGCATTCAACAGTAAATTCAGAGGAACACGACGCTACTAACTGGCGTTACGAATCATTCCCAG ATGGAGTAAACGTAGATGCAAAACGGATATGGGAAGAATGCTGTAAAGTAAAATTATCATTGTCAGAACACGACAACGTTTTAAAAACGATTGGATATTGCAAATACAGTG GTATCCTCATGATTGTACAAGATTTTAACGATATGACAGTATTACAATCCTATCTTAGTTCTGAGACAGGAGCGTCTAATTCAATTCGTGGCAATCGCATGAAATGTGCACGTGGCATTGTCCATGGTATGGGCTTTTTGTCTTCCCAAGAA TATTCTTATCCGGGATTGTGTATAAAGCGGATTCTTGTCAATTCATTTGGAATTTGCAAGTTATACGACTTTTGCTCCAGGCGAAATGCATTACAGTACGTAAAGCTATTCTTGGAAGAG GATCGAGAACTTGAATGGAGATTAGCACCGGAGGTTTTATACAGTGGTTTTTACAGCGAGGTCAGTGACGTTTGGGCTGTTGGGATGACATTATGGGAACTATTTTTCGGAG AATTGGAAACACTATATAAATTCATAACGTCAGATGAATATGATACGAAGTTGATGACCATTGAGAGAAGACCTCAGTGTCCGAGACATAT ATTTCGCCTTATTAAATGCTGCATCACCAAGAGACTTGATCAACGGCCTTCGTTTGTCACCATGAACCAAGAAATTGATAAAGTCAACGTCAAAAGAAAATCCCAG GACCGCGCTAATTTGAGACAAAAATCGAAAAGCTTCATGCAACTAGATGAACCAAATTTAGTTCCAGCAATTCCAGTGTACGCAGCTTGTAATAAAACAAGAGAATGTAACTTCTAA
- the LOC139961784 gene encoding uncharacterized protein isoform X1: MACSMKQLLALLSLLTTSNCKEIFDMSSVVPDTNITMKCHHDQEGRTQAVWWFNGQVILASNNFLPEEIGFKNVRGTVINSTTSFLQVESIKVQNEGNYTCAFGQVSIVTYIVKLQRTGVIHGANISMSCRTERETTFSPIWYFNNFFMAGADSFGPGDIGLKNVHIDPNKAFLYVDSFSTQNEGNYKCILGEKETSTYHLKSTPLSLSLYCAGQECPGMLSLNTTLTVLKMECYGDQMIQADQHSWNINNLKTDFETKSRSFPSVTRGINVTVRGSMKKFSLTKYPNHTIIGCTVGNATKTVTVIVPRVASETLANYWKPAAVTGVFFIIVICFFLFQKNYGSRGTQHELPPPESPHSTVNSEEHDATNWRYESFPDFPHRGNKYEETASRALSRENMKFTNNGLSSIVLITWIGTLTDDEDQVHDIIASYIEDGVNVDAKRIWEECCKVKLSLSEHDNVLKTIGYCKYSGILMIVQDFNDMTVLQSYLSSETGASNSIRGNRMKCARGIVHGMGFLSSQEYSYPGLCIKRILVNSFGICKLYDFCSRRNALQYVKLFLEEDRELEWRLAPEVLYSGFYSEVSDVWAVGMTLWELFFGELETLYKFITSDEYDTKLMTIERRPQCPRHIFRLIKCCITKRLDQRPSFVTMNQEIDKVNVKRKSQDRANLRQKSKSFMQLDEPNLVPAIPVYAACNKTRECNF, translated from the exons ATGGCTTGCTCGATGAAACAACTACTAGCATTGCTTTCATTACTGACCACTTCTAACT GTAAAGAAATATTCGATATGAGTTCAGTTGTTCCAGATACGAATATTACCATGAAATGTCATCACGATCAAGAGGGAAGGACGCAGGCTGTTTGGTGGTTCAATGGTCAAGTCATATTGGCTAGTAACAACTTTTTACCAGAAGAGATTGGATTTAAAAATGTTCGCGGCACTGTCATCAACTCGACGACCTCCTTCTTGCAAGTAGAATCAATTAAGGTtcaaaatgaaggaaattaCACTTGTGCTTTCGGACAAGTAAGCATTGTCACTTATATAGTGAAATTGCAAC GTACCGGAGTGATTCATGGAGCCAATATCTCCATGAGCTGCAGAACGGAAAGGGAAACGACTTTTTCACCAATTTGGTATTTCAACAATTTCTTCATGGCTGGAGCAGATTCATTTGGACCTGGAGATATCGGCCTTAAGAATGTTCATATTGACCCTAATAAAGCATTTCTGTACGTGGACTCATTCAGTACTCAAAACGAAGGCAACTACAAATGTATTCTCGGAGAGAAAGAGACATCCACCTATCATCTGAAAAGCACAC CACTTTCGTTGTCTTTATACTGTGCGGGTCAAGAATGTCCTGGAATGCTGAGTTTAAATACAACGTTAACAGTCCTCAAGATGGAATGTTATGGCGATCAAATGATTCAAGCGGATCAACATTCTTGgaatataaataatttgaaaacagattttgaaacaaaaagtaGATCATTTCCATCGGTAACACGGGGTATAAATGTCACCGTTAGAGGGAGTATGAAGAAATTTTCATTAACGAAATACCCGAATCACACAATCATAGGTTGCACCGTGGGTAATGCCACAAAGACGGTAACTGTCATTG TGCCTCGTGTTGCATCCGAGACTCTCGCTAACTATTGGAAACCAGCTGCCGTTACTggagttttttttataatcgTCATCTGCTTCTTCCTGTTTCAAAAGAACTATG GTTCACGAGGAACTCAGCATGAACTTCCGCCACC AGAATCACCGCATTCAACAGTAAATTCAGAGGAACACGACGCTACTAACTGGCGTTACGAATCATTCCCAG ATTTTCCGCATCGTGGAAATAAATACGAAGAAACGGCTTCCCGTGCTTTATCGAgggaaaatatgaaattcacaaACAATGGTTTAAGTTCAATTGTACTCATAACCTGGATTGGAACATTAACAGATGATGAAGACCAAGTACATGACATTATTGCGTCCTACATAGAAG ATGGAGTAAACGTAGATGCAAAACGGATATGGGAAGAATGCTGTAAAGTAAAATTATCATTGTCAGAACACGACAACGTTTTAAAAACGATTGGATATTGCAAATACAGTG GTATCCTCATGATTGTACAAGATTTTAACGATATGACAGTATTACAATCCTATCTTAGTTCTGAGACAGGAGCGTCTAATTCAATTCGTGGCAATCGCATGAAATGTGCACGTGGCATTGTCCATGGTATGGGCTTTTTGTCTTCCCAAGAA TATTCTTATCCGGGATTGTGTATAAAGCGGATTCTTGTCAATTCATTTGGAATTTGCAAGTTATACGACTTTTGCTCCAGGCGAAATGCATTACAGTACGTAAAGCTATTCTTGGAAGAG GATCGAGAACTTGAATGGAGATTAGCACCGGAGGTTTTATACAGTGGTTTTTACAGCGAGGTCAGTGACGTTTGGGCTGTTGGGATGACATTATGGGAACTATTTTTCGGAG AATTGGAAACACTATATAAATTCATAACGTCAGATGAATATGATACGAAGTTGATGACCATTGAGAGAAGACCTCAGTGTCCGAGACATAT ATTTCGCCTTATTAAATGCTGCATCACCAAGAGACTTGATCAACGGCCTTCGTTTGTCACCATGAACCAAGAAATTGATAAAGTCAACGTCAAAAGAAAATCCCAG GACCGCGCTAATTTGAGACAAAAATCGAAAAGCTTCATGCAACTAGATGAACCAAATTTAGTTCCAGCAATTCCAGTGTACGCAGCTTGTAATAAAACAAGAGAATGTAACTTCTAA
- the LOC139961784 gene encoding uncharacterized protein isoform X2, which yields MSSVVPDTNITMKCHHDQEGRTQAVWWFNGQVILASNNFLPEEIGFKNVRGTVINSTTSFLQVESIKVQNEGNYTCAFGQVSIVTYIVKLQRTGVIHGANISMSCRTERETTFSPIWYFNNFFMAGADSFGPGDIGLKNVHIDPNKAFLYVDSFSTQNEGNYKCILGEKETSTYHLKSTPLSLSLYCAGQECPGMLSLNTTLTVLKMECYGDQMIQADQHSWNINNLKTDFETKSRSFPSVTRGINVTVRGSMKKFSLTKYPNHTIIGCTVGNATKTVTVIVPRVASETLANYWKPAAVTGVFFIIVICFFLFQKNYGSRGTQHELPPPESPHSTVNSEEHDATNWRYESFPDFPHRGNKYEETASRALSRENMKFTNNGLSSIVLITWIGTLTDDEDQVHDIIASYIEDGVNVDAKRIWEECCKVKLSLSEHDNVLKTIGYCKYSGILMIVQDFNDMTVLQSYLSSETGASNSIRGNRMKCARGIVHGMGFLSSQEYSYPGLCIKRILVNSFGICKLYDFCSRRNALQYVKLFLEEDRELEWRLAPEVLYSGFYSEVSDVWAVGMTLWELFFGELETLYKFITSDEYDTKLMTIERRPQCPRHIFRLIKCCITKRLDQRPSFVTMNQEIDKVNVKRKSQDRANLRQKSKSFMQLDEPNLVPAIPVYAACNKTRECNF from the exons ATGAGTTCAGTTGTTCCAGATACGAATATTACCATGAAATGTCATCACGATCAAGAGGGAAGGACGCAGGCTGTTTGGTGGTTCAATGGTCAAGTCATATTGGCTAGTAACAACTTTTTACCAGAAGAGATTGGATTTAAAAATGTTCGCGGCACTGTCATCAACTCGACGACCTCCTTCTTGCAAGTAGAATCAATTAAGGTtcaaaatgaaggaaattaCACTTGTGCTTTCGGACAAGTAAGCATTGTCACTTATATAGTGAAATTGCAAC GTACCGGAGTGATTCATGGAGCCAATATCTCCATGAGCTGCAGAACGGAAAGGGAAACGACTTTTTCACCAATTTGGTATTTCAACAATTTCTTCATGGCTGGAGCAGATTCATTTGGACCTGGAGATATCGGCCTTAAGAATGTTCATATTGACCCTAATAAAGCATTTCTGTACGTGGACTCATTCAGTACTCAAAACGAAGGCAACTACAAATGTATTCTCGGAGAGAAAGAGACATCCACCTATCATCTGAAAAGCACAC CACTTTCGTTGTCTTTATACTGTGCGGGTCAAGAATGTCCTGGAATGCTGAGTTTAAATACAACGTTAACAGTCCTCAAGATGGAATGTTATGGCGATCAAATGATTCAAGCGGATCAACATTCTTGgaatataaataatttgaaaacagattttgaaacaaaaagtaGATCATTTCCATCGGTAACACGGGGTATAAATGTCACCGTTAGAGGGAGTATGAAGAAATTTTCATTAACGAAATACCCGAATCACACAATCATAGGTTGCACCGTGGGTAATGCCACAAAGACGGTAACTGTCATTG TGCCTCGTGTTGCATCCGAGACTCTCGCTAACTATTGGAAACCAGCTGCCGTTACTggagttttttttataatcgTCATCTGCTTCTTCCTGTTTCAAAAGAACTATG GTTCACGAGGAACTCAGCATGAACTTCCGCCACC AGAATCACCGCATTCAACAGTAAATTCAGAGGAACACGACGCTACTAACTGGCGTTACGAATCATTCCCAG ATTTTCCGCATCGTGGAAATAAATACGAAGAAACGGCTTCCCGTGCTTTATCGAgggaaaatatgaaattcacaaACAATGGTTTAAGTTCAATTGTACTCATAACCTGGATTGGAACATTAACAGATGATGAAGACCAAGTACATGACATTATTGCGTCCTACATAGAAG ATGGAGTAAACGTAGATGCAAAACGGATATGGGAAGAATGCTGTAAAGTAAAATTATCATTGTCAGAACACGACAACGTTTTAAAAACGATTGGATATTGCAAATACAGTG GTATCCTCATGATTGTACAAGATTTTAACGATATGACAGTATTACAATCCTATCTTAGTTCTGAGACAGGAGCGTCTAATTCAATTCGTGGCAATCGCATGAAATGTGCACGTGGCATTGTCCATGGTATGGGCTTTTTGTCTTCCCAAGAA TATTCTTATCCGGGATTGTGTATAAAGCGGATTCTTGTCAATTCATTTGGAATTTGCAAGTTATACGACTTTTGCTCCAGGCGAAATGCATTACAGTACGTAAAGCTATTCTTGGAAGAG GATCGAGAACTTGAATGGAGATTAGCACCGGAGGTTTTATACAGTGGTTTTTACAGCGAGGTCAGTGACGTTTGGGCTGTTGGGATGACATTATGGGAACTATTTTTCGGAG AATTGGAAACACTATATAAATTCATAACGTCAGATGAATATGATACGAAGTTGATGACCATTGAGAGAAGACCTCAGTGTCCGAGACATAT ATTTCGCCTTATTAAATGCTGCATCACCAAGAGACTTGATCAACGGCCTTCGTTTGTCACCATGAACCAAGAAATTGATAAAGTCAACGTCAAAAGAAAATCCCAG GACCGCGCTAATTTGAGACAAAAATCGAAAAGCTTCATGCAACTAGATGAACCAAATTTAGTTCCAGCAATTCCAGTGTACGCAGCTTGTAATAAAACAAGAGAATGTAACTTCTAA
- the LOC139961784 gene encoding uncharacterized protein isoform X5 — MACSMKQLLALLSLLTTSNSLSLSLYCAGQECPGMLSLNTTLTVLKMECYGDQMIQADQHSWNINNLKTDFETKSRSFPSVTRGINVTVRGSMKKFSLTKYPNHTIIGCTVGNATKTVTVIVPRVASETLANYWKPAAVTGVFFIIVICFFLFQKNYGSRGTQHELPPPESPHSTVNSEEHDATNWRYESFPDFPHRGNKYEETASRALSRENMKFTNNGLSSIVLITWIGTLTDDEDQVHDIIASYIEDGVNVDAKRIWEECCKVKLSLSEHDNVLKTIGYCKYSGILMIVQDFNDMTVLQSYLSSETGASNSIRGNRMKCARGIVHGMGFLSSQEYSYPGLCIKRILVNSFGICKLYDFCSRRNALQYVKLFLEEDRELEWRLAPEVLYSGFYSEVSDVWAVGMTLWELFFGELETLYKFITSDEYDTKLMTIERRPQCPRHIFRLIKCCITKRLDQRPSFVTMNQEIDKVNVKRKSQDRANLRQKSKSFMQLDEPNLVPAIPVYAACNKTRECNF, encoded by the exons ATGGCTTGCTCGATGAAACAACTACTAGCATTGCTTTCATTACTGACCACTTCTAACT CACTTTCGTTGTCTTTATACTGTGCGGGTCAAGAATGTCCTGGAATGCTGAGTTTAAATACAACGTTAACAGTCCTCAAGATGGAATGTTATGGCGATCAAATGATTCAAGCGGATCAACATTCTTGgaatataaataatttgaaaacagattttgaaacaaaaagtaGATCATTTCCATCGGTAACACGGGGTATAAATGTCACCGTTAGAGGGAGTATGAAGAAATTTTCATTAACGAAATACCCGAATCACACAATCATAGGTTGCACCGTGGGTAATGCCACAAAGACGGTAACTGTCATTG TGCCTCGTGTTGCATCCGAGACTCTCGCTAACTATTGGAAACCAGCTGCCGTTACTggagttttttttataatcgTCATCTGCTTCTTCCTGTTTCAAAAGAACTATG GTTCACGAGGAACTCAGCATGAACTTCCGCCACC AGAATCACCGCATTCAACAGTAAATTCAGAGGAACACGACGCTACTAACTGGCGTTACGAATCATTCCCAG ATTTTCCGCATCGTGGAAATAAATACGAAGAAACGGCTTCCCGTGCTTTATCGAgggaaaatatgaaattcacaaACAATGGTTTAAGTTCAATTGTACTCATAACCTGGATTGGAACATTAACAGATGATGAAGACCAAGTACATGACATTATTGCGTCCTACATAGAAG ATGGAGTAAACGTAGATGCAAAACGGATATGGGAAGAATGCTGTAAAGTAAAATTATCATTGTCAGAACACGACAACGTTTTAAAAACGATTGGATATTGCAAATACAGTG GTATCCTCATGATTGTACAAGATTTTAACGATATGACAGTATTACAATCCTATCTTAGTTCTGAGACAGGAGCGTCTAATTCAATTCGTGGCAATCGCATGAAATGTGCACGTGGCATTGTCCATGGTATGGGCTTTTTGTCTTCCCAAGAA TATTCTTATCCGGGATTGTGTATAAAGCGGATTCTTGTCAATTCATTTGGAATTTGCAAGTTATACGACTTTTGCTCCAGGCGAAATGCATTACAGTACGTAAAGCTATTCTTGGAAGAG GATCGAGAACTTGAATGGAGATTAGCACCGGAGGTTTTATACAGTGGTTTTTACAGCGAGGTCAGTGACGTTTGGGCTGTTGGGATGACATTATGGGAACTATTTTTCGGAG AATTGGAAACACTATATAAATTCATAACGTCAGATGAATATGATACGAAGTTGATGACCATTGAGAGAAGACCTCAGTGTCCGAGACATAT ATTTCGCCTTATTAAATGCTGCATCACCAAGAGACTTGATCAACGGCCTTCGTTTGTCACCATGAACCAAGAAATTGATAAAGTCAACGTCAAAAGAAAATCCCAG GACCGCGCTAATTTGAGACAAAAATCGAAAAGCTTCATGCAACTAGATGAACCAAATTTAGTTCCAGCAATTCCAGTGTACGCAGCTTGTAATAAAACAAGAGAATGTAACTTCTAA